GGTGACGACAACCTGTGTAACACTCCCCGTTTACCTCCCTGTTCTCCACCAAagcaaagcaagaaagaaaatggtcCCCCTCGCTCACGTACATCTAAGGGGCGCAGATTGGTATTTGACAATCAGCTGACAACTGAGTCTCCTAGCAAAAGAGAACAAGCCAGAGTTCACCAAAACAAAATACGTCCCTCAGGTCCAAAAGGTCAAGACATCGCAACAAATTCTGAGCAGAGACGTCCACTGGAGAAAGAATCTGCATGTCTGAGACTTCTCAAGCAAGAAGGTTGGTTCTTACATAGCAGCTGATAGTGCAGCCTCGTAAACAAGGCTGGTGATTCCAAGTGAAACCTGGTGGGTCTTCTCAGTCACCTCTGTTGTGTCTAATTGTCCTTTCATGTCTGGCACAGGCACTTGCTACCAGCAAGCAAAGCAGCTTCTGACGACAGCTGTCCCAGATCAGCTGCCTGCCAGGGAAAAGGAGATGGATGTCATCAGGAATTTCCTGAGGGAGCACATCTGTGGGAAGAAAGCTGGAAGTCTTTATCTTTCTGGTGCTCCTGGAACTGGAAAAACTGCCTGCTTAAGCCGAATTCTGCAAGACCTCAAGGTACATTGAGAGTCTGAATGCTCTTGCCAAAATGATACTTGGTTATCAAGGGTTAAGAAAAAGTAGAAGTGCTTAGGGGACTGCAGTTTTCCCcaaaataagacatttttaaTTACACTGTCTAAATCTTTCCAAATGAAAGTGGACCTTATTCTCTTGTATGCTGTTAACTCTTCAAAGACACTTCAGGTTCCATCAAACCTTTATCTGAGGCCAAAATAACTCGCATGTTTGCATTTTTCTAGAAGGAACTGAAAGGCTTTAAAACTATCATGCTGAATTGCATGTCCTTGAGGAGTGCCCAGGCTGTATTCCCAGCCATTGCTCAGGAGATTTGTCAGGAAGAAGTATCCAGGCCAGCTGGGAAGGACATAATGAGGAAACTGGAAAACCATATGACTGCGGAGAAGGGCCCCATGATGTAAGCATTGCTCTGCTGCATGTTGCTCTGTGAAAATCTGCAGGATCCATTGCCCACAAACTCACATTCTCATCTCTTGAATTTAGCAGTTTGCTCATAAAAAGAACATTTCCTATATTTTCTCTCTGAGGGGTAGTTACATAAgcttaaaaggaaagaagaaaagaaaaaacaaaaaccttctaATTTTAAATTGGGGGGAAATGTTTTTAAACTAATTACTTGAAAAACCTGTATGTTATTTTCTGGTGATGATGGGGGTATCATCATAACAGTGACTGGAGGTGGGACAGATTATGATCTTCAAACTGGTCTTAGCTGTAGGAATGTGACCTAGCGTCAGCCCAGATCAAACAGATTGGAGAGTTAAGAAGGTGAACATGGGTActaattgtttctctttttttgtagtgtgttGGTGTTGGACGAGATGGACCAGCTGGACAGCAGAGGGCAGGATGTATTGTACACACTGTTTGAATGGCCATGGCTAAGCACTTCTCGGTTGGTGCTGATTGGTTAGTGCTCTGTTGTTGATGTTACGTGGTGGTTCTAAAGacctttttttaatctcttcagtTTACTCAtcacatattttgttttgttttgttttttggctgtgccatgcagcttgtgggatcttagttccccgaccagggattgaacccgggccccagcagtgaaactgccaagtcctaaccactggaccaccagggaattcccttaccaACTATTATTTGATCTTACACCAGCTTTCTGCTTTCTTACCAAAATAagaaagttactataaaataataagaacCTTAATCTAAGTCAAATCAACTTTGTTAACTCTGGATAGAAATGACATAATGCTGCATTTCAGAGACAATTGATTTTGGGAGTATCTGATCCTGCTTATAATTGAACAATTCTAATCCTAACTCGAAAAGAGCATTCTTCGATGATTATGTACATCTTATCTAATGGATATtcagggtggagggtgggggaaagTGGGAAACAACAGTTGGAATGCCGgattataactggaaattttattcagttttttggtgggtgtttttttgtttttttaatatttatttatttggctgcgctgggtcttagttgtggcgtgcgggatctagttccctgaccagggattgaacccgggccccctgcattgggagcgtggagccttaaccactggaccaccagggaagtcccttattcaGCTTTCAGAGGGTTTAGTTTTCCTTTTACGATGATTTGACCAATGATGCTTAGTGTTATTTATCTCCTTCTCAGGTATTGCTAATACCCTGGATCTCACAGACAGAATTCTGCCGAGGCTTCAAGCTAGAGAAAAATGTAAGCCACGGCTGTTGAACTTCCCACCTTATACCAAAAATCAGATAGCCACTATCCTGCAGGATCGACTTAATCAGGTGAGTGCCAAGCATTGTACCAAGCTGAGTGTTCCTTGTATCACCTGTGAAGAtggttcaaaaatattttgctttgatTGCATTACTAAACAGGGAGTTCCTATAGCCcattcatttttatatgaatttcTACTCTTGGCTCCATTTTAGATGCCTTAGTGTTGGAATAAAAAGAGTTAGAGGAGTCACCCAAATGCTTCTCTAATGGCCTTTTAAAATAGGCCCtatggggacctccctggtggcgcagtggttaagaatccgcctgccaatgcagggaacacgggttcgagccctggtctgggaagatcccacatgttgcggagcagctaagcccgtgcgccacaactaccgagcctgcgctctagaccccgtgagccaaaactactgagcccacgtgctgcaactactgaagcctgagcgcctagatcctgtgctccacaacaagagaatccactgcggtgagaagcccgcctaccgcaacgaagagtagcccctgctcaccgcaactagagaaagcctgcgagcagcaatgaggacccaacacagccaaaaataaataagtaaataaatttataaaataggacCTATGAAAACACTTTCTCTATTGAAAATGACCAAATagattttagtttagtttagttttgctAATTTAAGTTTcaactgcttttttttcccctttgtgaaCCTCTACCACATTCCTACAAAATGCTTAAGTGTATGAAATCTCCATTTACTTCGAAGCAGAAAAGGCATCTTAGACCCTAAAGGTTGGTCAATCAAGTCTGGGACCTAAATTGCAGAGGGCAAGTCTTATAGTTCAAACTGTCATCTTCTATGTGTTGTTCAAAGGCATCTAAAGATCAGGTCCTGGACAATGCTGCCATTCAGTTCTGTGCCCGCAAAGTCTCTGCTGTTTCGGGAGATGTTCGCAAAGCGCTAGATGTTTGCAGGTGAGTTATGGCACTGTTGGCTGcttttattacaaaaaaagaaatgctgttaATTGTCTCATGTAACTCAAGTGAATGTGGCTTAAGAGGCTCCATTCTGCCACATTTTACACTCAGAAAGGAGGACTTGTTTCTCAGTGGGGAGCTCTGCATTTCCACCCtgttaatgtctgaaacattatCAGTCTATTACCTACAGAGGGAGAAACAAATGAGATGTTGCTGGCACTCCCTGTGGTGATTATAGATTGGTtaattacatttatattaaaaaagactCCAGTTTACTTTTCCATTAGCTGGTCTCAAGCAGGTTTATTTATGGACCTGAACCATCTTTGCCTTTagactttttttcccttcctttgctTTTGTGAGCACCCCTTCCTCCAGTTGGTAGTCCCCCACAGTTGTACTCCagacctctctctcccttcccatccCCCGGCCCCTCCTGCTGGGGAAAGCCTCTGTGCTGACTGATgaaatttcttccttcccagtaGGGACACTTGGTCCATTAAAATGATAACTTGCTGCGTTGGCCCGCTGGTCCAACTTCCCCCTACTGCCATGCAGAAGATCCAAGTCTGGCTTATGGCTTCCTGTGGGCAAAGTACTTTGGAGAGAGCAGTGGGAGAGTAAGCTCTTCCTGTTGCTAGATGGTGTGATCCTGGATTTGAGTTTCCCCTAGTCAGCAAACTACTTGGGTAGAGACTGCAACTATGAGCAAGAGTCAAGTAGGCCAGTGTGGTCTTAGCCTACACATATCCTGTGTATAGATAACTGAGGACTCTCCTCTTAGGTCTGGTGTGTATGGGTGGTACTGGCTCTCTTTAGTCAATCACCCACACTACGTATCCTCTCTCCTGTCCATGACGGGTTTTCCTCGTCCAAAACGTTATCATTGGCTCAGTGTACGACGACTTACTCGGCCTCTGTAATAGGAAACCATGTAGTGTTGAAGTTTCTCAGATTCCCTGGTCCATGAATTATTTCAAGGCAATTAAGTCTCCTGGAGCTGAGACATAACCCAATTTTGTCTGGGggctttaaaattataaaacatgttGCTTTTTGTTAATGTGCCTGTTTTTGAGCTTGGTGGTTTGGTGTGGTGTTTGGTTTGGCTCAGCctaaattaattttagaaatattttttttttacaggagaGCTATTGAAATTGTAGAGTCGGATGTCAAAAGCCAGACTATCCTCAAACCACTGTCTGAATGTGAGTAGTTTATctcctttctgtcttcctttATAATTGGAagcttaacttctctgaggaaAGAGATAGAGAGCTGAAATGAGCATAGTTAAATCCACACTCACCCATTTGTGTATGGGTGTCGTGTTTTTCATCAATTTCATCCACTTTATTTCCATCTTGCCTGCCAGTGCTATAATCCATGCGTTACTGGAAATGAGTTCTCCAGGGTGTTACATGAATGGTTGGGACAGAGTCAGTTTTCTTTCCAAGCTCTAGGAATGAAAACTAGACAGTAAGGTTGGATCAGCTTCTCTCTGGGTACTTATGTTGAGTGCACTTTAGGTCTCAACATAGGTGAAAGCAAAGCCTGGGAAGTAAGAGAGTCAGACGGGAAAGAATTGAGTTCAACTTGAGATATCGCAAACCTTTAAACAAGTCTAGGAGGGTGGAGGTACAAAGATAGTATTGCTACATTAAACTGCAGGCTTTtacaaaaatgacaaaattaattttcctttccCTCAGCCTTGTTCTCTTAGCTATGGCAGATGTAAAATGGCCATGGACTACACATCTTGTGTTTAATATCCACTCTTAATCTTTAGAAACAGGACAGTCTGATTTGATTGTTTCTTCCTTCACTCCTGCACTGGTTGAGTGTTACTAAAATTGTTTCTAGCACCATAGTTCCACAGAAGACTCTCTTTTTCATCAACTtgttgaaagaaaattaataaaaatatttcagaattagCCAAACTTAGTGCTTAGACTCATAGCAGGTAATATTTGCCGATGCATAGACTAGATACTGGTTTCTCTTCAACTTTTCACATTATTCCCTTTTTTCCCTTACCAATAACATTTAGGCTTGCCAGTGGACCCTGTGAGCACCACCTGCACACATACAGCTAAAAGGGGTTGTGAATTCCTGTCATAAATTATTAATCTAATTCCTGTCTTTTGACCTCTGGTAGGTGTGGTTAGCTTTTAATGGCTCTAGAAAGCTACAGGGAGACTGActtgaaataaatataagaagaCACTCTCCAATAAATAGCACTAACTGGGCTGCTTTGACACAGTGTGGGTACCCCAGTGTTGAAGATACTCAGACACAAGCTGGATAGGTGACCACTTTTTGGGATTGTTTTGAAGAGACTCAGCTGTTGGGTAGGGAGCGAGACTAGACCTCTAAATTCCTCTCAACTTTAAGATTCTGCTTGTTTGATCGCTgatctccagtttctccatgacGATTAGTCCTCGGTAGCATCCCATCTGTGatcatgaaacagaagcaaactCTTGTGAGACAACTGACTTAGTCTCAGGAAGTAACTTTAGGCAAAGGTTGTTACAGAGCAAATCCCTCCTCTGTCTTGCAATTCCTGCGTCCAAACAATGAGGCCACAATCCTCCGAAGCTTGTTGGCAGTTTCCCAACCTCCAGACTCTGAGATGGTGCTATCTGCTAAGATATCCAGTGACATTTTCTCAAGTGTTGCTCTCCTGGAGATCAGCTTGGGCAAATGAACCCAACCTCAAAGGTCATTTGGGGAGGCTATCTAAAGGACTTAGGTAGGATTGTCCACGtttagccactcttttttttttttttgatgtggaccatttttaaagtctttattgaatttgtcacaatattgcttctgttttatgttttagttttttggccatgaggcatatgggatcttaattccccaaccagggatcgaacacacaccccctgcactggaaggtgaagtcttaaccactggaccgccagggaagtcccctagccaCTCATTTGATTTGAAATATTAGGTAATTTTTTGAGCCTTTAAAAatgaccagggacttccctcgtggcgcagtggttaagcatctgcctgccaatgcagggaacacaggttcgagccctggtccgggaaggatcccacatgccgcagagcaactaagcccgtgcgccacaactactgagcctgtgctctagagcctgcgagccacaactatggaaacctgtgtgcctagagcccgtgctctgcaacaagagaagccaccgcaatgagagacgcccgcaccacaatgaagagtagaccccgctcgccgcaacgagaaaaatcctgcacgcagcaacaaagacccaacgcagccaaaaataaataaatgaattaaaaaaaaaaaaaaaagaccaggccCAGCCATCTTTGTTTCAAGGTTCTATCCTTCTTTGCCTTTGAGATATTAGgaaccttccaaggctgagtaCATTGGTTCTCTGTCTGGTCCTTATTCTTTCATGAGGTGGATTTCGTCTCTCTGACATTAAATTGCACTCGACAGGATAAAATAGCTCACCGTTCTGCCCAGAAAAAGGATAACTCTACTTTCCAAGTCATGTCACACTTTGGCATCTTTCTAAGGATCACATTTTGTCTCATCCTCTGGCTTCTAGTTACAGAATTGGAACTTCTGCTTTGCTCTtgaatttccttctgctaaaaCTTAATATCATCTGTCTCAATAcccacaatatttaaaaaatctaattaagcttgatttatttactttataggTAAATCACCCTCTGAGTCACTGGTTCCCAAGCAGGTTGGTGTTATTCACATATCACAAGTCATTTCGGAAGTTGATGGAAACAGAATGACTTTGAGCCGAGAAGGAGCACAAGATTCCTTCCCTCTTCAGCAGAAGATCTTGGTCTGCTCTTTGCTGCTCTTGACCAGGCAGTTGAAAATCAAAGAGGTCACTCTGGGGAAGGTTAGTTGGGAATCTCAGCAGATGGAGCTGCGGTGGAGATGAGAATCTGCTTTGCAGAGCAGATATTTTCCAAAAGGCCTATCACGCTCCAGCTGATGTgaattaaaaatggattttaaCAGTAAGAATAAGTACTGGTATCATGTAAAAGGCAGCTGACTTTATTTCCCTTGGGTTGTGGTTGAGACCTTACCATTAATCTTCTCCCCTTTATTTCTGCCTCTCCCTATGAAATATATAAAGCCCCTTTCTTGCATTACAGTATAGGTTTTTGGCAGTATCTCCAAAATGCCTTTTCAAGGATTTCATTGAAAAGGGAGAGAATTAGGGTATTTAGATAACTATTTTGCAAACCCAGATTCACAGTCTTTTAAAAGATTACAGCGTTATACAAGAGATATGACTTTTAAGCAACATTTGTTCTCCCTTGTTTCCTCTCAGTTATATGAAGCCTATAGTAACGTCTGCCGCAAACAGCAGGTGGCAGCTGTGGACCAGTCAGAGTGTTTGTCACTTTCAGGGCTCTTGGAGGCCAGAGGCATTTTCggattaaagaaaaacaaggaaatgcGCTTCGCAAAGGTACAATGAACTGCTTCTTTGTGACATTGCTTTTAATTGTCCTGCTTTGGCGAGCTTATCTTTTGCTCaagtaaagatttaaaaatgaccacaattagataaacaattttttttgttaGGTAGGGTTTAAGGTGTGTGAATATAGGGCTGTAGTatgaatgagatttttttttttttttcgggctATTGCAAAAGCAGTGTTTAACTTGCTTGCCTCTTGTGAGAAAAGTTTAACACGGTAGAAGTTTGTGTAATAAAAACTGCTTTTGTGAGTTCTCCACCATGAAaagtccttttctcttctttgcagGTGTCTCTGAAGATTGAAGAGAAGGAAATAGAGCATGCTCTGAAAGACAAAGCTTTAGTTGGAAATATCTTAGCTACTGGATTGccttaaattcttttcttttatactaATACTCCGCCTAAAATTATCTGGCTGGCATTTAGAGAGGGATGGAATCttcattttattactttataCACTTAGGTCTGAAAGCAAACATGAccttttttacttaaaactgaTAAAATTTAAGCTATAAATTCATGAATATTAGCACAGAATTATATATCTTTGGGTCTTATTATGTTTATGCATTAAAGAATACCAAGTAGACCCTTTTTAATTATTCACTGCCTCTACCTCTAGTGTGCCTCTAACCAACATGC
This is a stretch of genomic DNA from Eschrichtius robustus isolate mEscRob2 chromosome 20, mEscRob2.pri, whole genome shotgun sequence. It encodes these proteins:
- the CDC6 gene encoding cell division control protein 6 homolog isoform X1; the encoded protein is MPQTRSQSQATISFPKKKQPRTLDKAKNSSDTKLELTNVQAIPRSPCAKILPLSPRKRLGDDNLCNTPRLPPCSPPKQSKKENGPPRSRTSKGRRLVFDNQLTTESPSKREQARVHQNKIRPSGPKGQDIATNSEQRRPLEKESACLRLLKQEGTCYQQAKQLLTTAVPDQLPAREKEMDVIRNFLREHICGKKAGSLYLSGAPGTGKTACLSRILQDLKKELKGFKTIMLNCMSLRSAQAVFPAIAQEICQEEVSRPAGKDIMRKLENHMTAEKGPMIVLVLDEMDQLDSRGQDVLYTLFEWPWLSTSRLVLIGIANTLDLTDRILPRLQAREKCKPRLLNFPPYTKNQIATILQDRLNQASKDQVLDNAAIQFCARKVSAVSGDVRKALDVCRRAIEIVESDVKSQTILKPLSECKSPSESLVPKQVGVIHISQVISEVDGNRMTLSREGAQDSFPLQQKILVCSLLLLTRQLKIKEVTLGKLYEAYSNVCRKQQVAAVDQSECLSLSGLLEARGIFGLKKNKEMRFAKVSLKIEEKEIEHALKDKALVGNILATGLP
- the CDC6 gene encoding cell division control protein 6 homolog isoform X2, with the protein product MPQTRSQSQATISFPKKKQPRTLDKAKNSSDTKLELTNVQAIPRSPCAKILPLSPRKRLGDDNLCNTPRLPPCSPPKQSKKENGPPRSRTSKGRRLVFDNQLTTESPSKREQARVHQNKIRPSGPKGQDIATNSEQRRPLEKESACLRLLKQEGTCYQQAKQLLTTAVPDQLPAREKEMDVIRNFLREHICGKKAGSLYLSGAPGTGKTACLSRILQDLKKELKGFKTIMLNCMSLRSAQAVFPAIAQEICQEEVSRPAGKDIMRKLENHMTAEKGPMIVLVLDEMDQLDSRGQDVLYTLFEWPWLSTSRLVLIGIANTLDLTDRILPRLQAREKCKPRLLNFPPYTKNQIATILQDRLNQASKDQVLDNAAIQFCARKVSAVSGDVRKALDVCRRAIEIVESDVKSQTILKPLSECKSPSESLVPKQLYEAYSNVCRKQQVAAVDQSECLSLSGLLEARGIFGLKKNKEMRFAKVSLKIEEKEIEHALKDKALVGNILATGLP